One Triticum dicoccoides isolate Atlit2015 ecotype Zavitan chromosome 5B, WEW_v2.0, whole genome shotgun sequence genomic window carries:
- the LOC119308737 gene encoding FT-interacting protein 7-like, translating to MQPPQPRPEDYSLKETTPRLGGFMAAGDKRTSTYDLVEQMPYLYVRAVKAKDLHAKDGTGSCDPSVEIKLGNYRCTTRQFEKNTNTEWNQVFAFPKERIQSSYIEITVKDKDDFIGRVIFDLNEVPKRVPPDSPLAPEWYRLEGRKEGRVGELMLAVWMGSQADEAFPEAWHADAASVPSDGLASIRSKVYLTPKLWYLRVNVIEAQDLVPSDKCRYPEVYVKATLGNQSLRTRISASKSVNPMWNEDLMFVAAEPFEEHLILSVEDRIAPNKDEVLGKACIPLQNVDRRPDHRPVHSRWCNLEKHVAGDGEQKKKDVKFSSRIHLRISLDGGYHVLDESAHYSSDLRATEKQLWKPSIGVLELGILNAQGLLAMKTKDGHGTTDSYCVAKYGHKWVRTRTIIDSFTPKWNEQYTWDVYDPCTVITVGVFDNCHLQGEKSKGNKDSRIGKVRIRLSTLESGRVYTHSYPLIILLPTGVKKMGEVQLAVRFTCYSLVNMMQLYSQPLLPKMHYVYPLSVTQLDVLRLQATHMVSTKLSRAEPPLRKEVVEYMLDVDSHTWSMRKSKANFFRIMKVLTPLVGTAQWFDKICEWKNPLTTVLIHLLFIILVMFPELILPTVSLYLFLIGVWFYRWRPRQPPHMDTRLSHAETSNPDEFDEEFDTFPTSRAHDVVRMRYDRLRSIAGRVQTVVGDLATQGERLQSLLNWRDPRATAIFVTFCLIAAVVLYVVPFRMVVLIAGLYVLRHPRFRRHGLPSAPLNFFRRLPAKTDSLL from the coding sequence ATGCAGCCACCGCAGCCGCGACCTGAGGACTACTCGTTGAAAGAGACAACACCCCGCCTTGGGGGTTTTATGGCAGCAGGGGACAAGCGCACAAGTACATACGACCTTGTGGAGCAGATGCCATATCTCTACGTGCGCGCTGTCAAGGCCAAAGACCTCCATGCCAAGGATGGGACTGGGAGCTGTGACCCATCGGTGGAGATCAAGCTTGGGAATTACAGGTGCACCACCCGTCAGTTTGAGAAGAATACTAACACGGAGTGGAACCAAGTCTTTGCCTTTCCCAAGGAACGCATCCAGTCCTCCTATATTGAGATCACTGTCAAAGACAAGGACGATTTCATTGGGCGAGTCATCTTTGACCTCAATGAAGTACCAAAGAGAGTCCCACCTGACAGTCCTTTAGCACCAGAGTGGTACCGTCTTGAGGGTCGGAAGGAGGGAAGGGTTGGAGAGCTAATGTTGGCTGTCTGGATGGGTTCACAGGCAGATGAAGCTTTCCCAGAAGCTTGGCATGCTGATGCTGCGTCAGTGCCTAGCGATGGTCTAGCAAGCATAAGGTCTAAGGTGTATTTAACTCCTAAGCTTTGGTATCTCAGGGTAAATGTTATTGAGGCACAAGACCTGGTACCAAGTGACAAGTGCCGGTATCCAGAAGTTTATGTGAAAGCTACACTTGGGAATCAGTCCTTGAGGACAAGGATATCTGCAAGCAAGAGTGTTAACCCCATGTGGAATGAGGATCTGATGTTTGTGGCAGCTGAACCATTTGAGGAGCACTTGATTCTTAGCGTCGAGGATCGGATTGCGCCAAACAAGGACGAGGTATTAGGGAAAGCATGTATTCCACTGCAGAATGTAGACAGGAGGCCTGACCACAGGCCAGTGCACAGCCGGTGGTGTAATCTTGAGAAGCATGTAGCAGGAGATGGGGAAcagaagaaaaaagatgtcaagttCTCTAGTCGTATTCACCTCAGGATTTCTTTGGATGGTGGGTATCATGTTCTGGATGAGTCAGCACATTACAGTAGCGATCTGAGGGCCACTGAGAAACAGCTGTGGAAGCCTAGCATTGGGGTTCTTGAGCTAGGAATCCTAAATGCTCAAGGATTACTGGCAATGAAGACTAAGGATGGGCACGGCACCACAGATTCTTACTGTGTTGCGAAGTACGGGCACAAGTGGGTCAGAACAAGGACTATCATCGACAGTTTCACCCCAAAATGGAATGAACAATACACCTGGGATGTGTATGATCCTTGTACGGTGATAACAGTTGGTGTGTTCGATAACTGCCACTTGCAAGGGGAGAAGTCCAAAGGAAACAAGGATAGCAGAATTGGCAAGGTACGGATCCGCCTGTCCACTCTTGAGTCTGGCAGAGTCTACACGCACTCGTACCCTCTTATCATTTTGCTTCCTACGGGCGTGAAGAAGATGGGTGAAGTGCAGCTTGCTGTGCGCTTCACATGCTACTCGCTGGTGAACATGATGCAGCTGTATTCTCAGCCGCTGCTGCCAAAGATGCACTATGTTTACCCTCTGTCTGTCACGCAGCTTGATGTTCTGAGGCTCCAGGCTACTCACATGGTCTCGACGAAATTGAGCCGTGCCGAGCCACCTCTCAGGAAGGAAGTTGTTGAGTACATGTTGGATGTGGATTCTCACACGTGGAGCATGAGGAAGAGCAAGGCAAACTTCTTCAGGATTATGAAAGTGTTGACCCCCCTTGTTGGAACTGCTCAATGGTTTGATAAGATTTGTGAATGGAAGAATCCGCTGACCACTGTGTTGATTCATCTCCTGTTCATCATTTTGGTTATGTTTCCAGAGCTGATCCTTCCGACCGTTTCCCTGTATCTGTTCTTGATTGGGGTCTGGTTCTACCGGTGGAGGCCAAGGCAGCCACCTCACATGGACACTCGTCTTTCACATGCCGAGACCTCCAACCCTGATGAGTttgatgaggagtttgatacttTTCCTACATCCCGTGCACATGATGTCGTTCGGATGAGGTATGATCGACTGAGGAGCATTGCAGGCAGGGTGCAGACAGTTGTTGGTGACTTGGCAACACAAGGTGAGAGGCTGCAGTCCCTGCTCAACTGGCGGGATCCAAGGGCCACTGCTATCTTTGTGACCTTCTGCTTGATCGCTGCTGTGGTGCTGTACGTGGTGCCGTTTCGCATGGTTGTGCTCATTGCTGGGTTGTATGTGCTGAGGCATCCCAGGTTCCGCCGCCACGGGCTTCCATCTGCTCCCCTGAACTTCTTCAGAAGGCTACCGGCGAAAACGGACAGCTTGCTGTGA